A single window of Cryptococcus neoformans var. neoformans JEC21 chromosome 3 sequence DNA harbors:
- a CDS encoding ATP-dependent RNA helicase, putative — MSDSHLMSTSNLQPLQSMAAGIDVATPLKKKNKPESQKRRDKKKNKKKRKIQKAKRAAAPKNKDWKPDPVLEALKQSTTFRKIDSVKGPKGDRTFEEYDTGTESGGQTTAQVPGDKEKKQQEKREKREKRQRKEERRARREAAITKMGVDMGPGEGTMVVEGIPEPDQVEEQEKNKSMPSLERSPTPPPLVAFPLPRLAPAPDASVLARQGLPKGLEDATFIDQSLRVEVEGLSVEGRDEALSVNMRRRLNEIGIEDFFAVQAAMLPRLLPLQLIPSPYCPLPDYLISAPTGSGKTLAYTIPILEILSQRTICRLRALIVLPTRDLVFQVRETMEALSKGTGLTIGTVTGQHSFAQERKQLVADLDTPLLGGSSKLDILIATPGRLMDHLASTPNFTLQHLRFLVIDEADRLLNQSFQDWLTQVLAYTRPPVEPIAPSFKRKPYDTVSSAFMEACGLVDKRGEWCDSSPSICQKLLFSATLTRDPSKVAALSLHHPQYYIVQSSSVPALPTSVGEQFALPSSLSEKMLILPPALKPLNLIHLIHHSEFNVDRALVFTKSVESAARLVKLLEFFEDAYVLGGGGGKRLVVEQYSGETRAKDKKQLLAEFGEGKVNLIVCSDLIARGIDLPSVSHVVSYDIPLDIRKYVHRVGRTARAGRQGTAWTLVEKQEALHFKGMLQNAGHLKAVKKVKVKEDDLSPYRESYEIAMKRLKDYYHHD; from the exons ATGTCTGATAGCCACTTAATGTCTACCAGCAATCTTCAGCCTTTACAGAGTATGGCTGCCGGAATTGATGTGGCGACACCTctaaaaaagaaaaacaag CCCGAGTcacagaagagaagggacaagaagaagaataaaaagaaaaggaaaattCAAAAAGCCAAAAGAGCGGCGGCTCCAAAGAATAAAGATTGGAAACCCGACCCGGTTCTAGAAGCTCTCAAGCAATCAACCACATTTAGAAAGATAGACTCTGTCAAGGGTCCGAAAGGGGACCGAACATTTGAAGAATATGATACAGGGACGGAATCTGGTGGTCAGACAACTGCCCAAGTACCTGGcgataaagaaaagaagcagcaagagaagagggaaaagcGGGAGAAACggcagaggaaagaggaacgAAGGGCGAGAAGGGAAGCAGCAATAACTAAAATGGGTGTTGACATGGGGCCCGGCGAAGGAACCATGGTCGTGGAAGGAATTCCTGAACCAGACCAGGTGGAGGaacaagaaaaaaacaaaTCCATGCCTTCGCTTGAGCGTTCTCCTactccaccaccactagtagcttttcctcttccacgaCTAGCCCCTGCACCAGACGCATCAGTACTCGCTAGGCAAGGTCTTCCCAAAGGTTTGGAAGACGCCACTTTCATCGATCAATCTTTGAGGGTCGAAGTCGAGGGACTCAGCGTTGAGGGTCGAGATGAAGCTCTAAGCGTGAacatgagaagaaggttaAACGAGATTGGGATTGAGGACTTCTTTGCGG TCCAAGCCGCTATGCTGCCacgccttcttcctcttcaactcaTTCCTTCACCTTATTGTCCATTGCCTGATTATCTTATCTCTGCACCTACCGGCTCTGGCAAAACCCTTGCCTacaccatccccatccttgAAATCCTTTCGCAGAGAACGATTTGCAGATTAAGAGCCTTGATTGTTCTTCCAACAAGAGACCTTGTTTTTCAAGTAAGAGAGACAATGGAGGCCCTGTCAAAAGGAACAGGGTTGACA ATAGGAACAGTGACGGGGCAGCACTCTTTCGCTCAAGAAAGGAAACAGCTCGTTGCAGACCTGGATACACC TCTGTTAGGTGGATCATCTAAATTGGATATCCTGATCGCCACACCAGGTAGGCTAATGGACCATCTTGCCTCAACTCCGAATTTTACCCTTCAACATCTGCGATTTTTGGTTATCGACGAAGCCGACAGACTACTAAATCAAAGCTTTCAAGACTGGCTGACTCAAGTATTGGCTTACACACGCCCGCCTGTCGAACCCATAGCACCATCCTTCAAAAGAAAGCCTTACGACACTGTTTCATCTGCGTTTATGGAAGCATGCGGTCTTGTCGacaaaagaggagagtggtgtgattcttctccttcaatc TGTCAAAAGCTCCTTTTTTCAGCGACTCTCACGCGTGACCCCTCCAAAGTTGCTGCTCTTTCTTTACATCATCCTCAGTATTACATCGTTCAGTCTTCCAGTGTACCTGCATTGCCAACAAGTGTTGGGGAGCAGTTTGCATTACCATCATCTCTATCCGAGAAAATGCTTATTCTTCCCCCTGCCCTCAAGCCGCTCAATCTTATTCATCTTATTCACCACTCCGAATTTAACGTTGACAGGGCACTGGTATTCACCAAGAGCGTAGAAAGCGCTGCAAGGTTAGTGAAGCTATTAGAGTTTTTCGAAGATGCGTATGTATTaggaggaggcggtggGAAGAGGCTGGTTGTCGAGCAATATTCGGGTGAAACGAGGGCCAAAGATAAAAAGCAGTTATTAGCAGAATTCGGTGAAGGCAAGGTCAACCT AATCGTATGCTCCGACTTGATCGCGCGAGGTATAGATTTGCCAAGCGTCTCACATGTCGTCTCCTACGATATCCCGCTTGATATTCGAAAATATGTGCATCGTGTAGGTCGAACCGCTCGAGCAGGTCGACAGGGCACCGCGTGGACGTTGGTCGAGAAGCAAGAAGCCCTTCATTTCAAGGGCATGTTGCAGAATGCTGGCCATCTGAAGGCTGTGAAGAAAGTCAAGGTAAAAGAGGACGATCTTTCTCCGTACAGAGAAAGTTATGAA ATTGCTATGAAACGGTTGAAAGATTATTATCACCACGACTAA
- a CDS encoding cap binding protein, putative, giving the protein MTSTAIPPAAVAANNNTLNSALAAEQISSPASPVDKPVDEKKQLEEGEIEENPSEGDSQTKTIFDDASKFNVKHPLFSTWTLYFDSPQSKSLPKTPQTTPAMPQGSHGWMADIRKVVSFDSVEEFWGLYNNIIPPSQLPGKANYYLFKNGIIPAWEDPQNKNGGKWSIQVPKNSESKSSIDRMWLYTMLAAIGETFETASTDSENAPSPTQSDLITGVIVSPRPAFYRISIWTREASDVNVLDTDAIKARLLNIGKHFKTSVLGYELEQKLTEGGFQTELTFDAHKDSEKKVNKNKFTV; this is encoded by the exons ATGACCTCAACAGCCATACCCCCTGCAGCGGTTGCGGCCAACAACAACACTCTCAATAGCGCCCTCGCCGCTGAACAAATTTCAAGTCCCGCTTCACCAGTCGACAAGCCCgtggatgaaaagaaacagcttgaagaaggcgagattgaagagaatCCTTCAGAAGGCGACTCCCAAACAAAGACCATTTTTGACGATGCCAGTAAATTCAATGTTAAG CACCCATTGTTTTCCACTTGGACTCTTTACTTCGATTCCCCTCAATCAAAGTCTCTCCCTAAAACCCCGCAGACTACCCCCGCTATGCCCCAGGGATCCCATGGCTGGATGGCGGATATCCGAAAGGTCGTGTCGTTCGACAGTGTGGAAGAGTTCTGGGGTCTCTATAACAACATCattcctccctcccagcTCCCTGGTAAAGCCAACTATTATCTTTTCAAA AATGGCATTATTCCGGCCTGGGAAGACCCTCAAAACAAGAATGGTGGAAAATGGTCTATTCAAGTACCCAAGAACAGCGAAAGCAAAAGTTCCATTGACAGAATGTGGCTCTATACG ATGCTTGCTGCGATTGGCGAAACTTTCGAGACAGCCTCCACCGACTCTGAGAATGCCCCTTCCCCTACCCAATCAGATCTCATCACCGGCGTGATCGTCTCTCCTCGTCCCGCTTT CTATCGAATTTCCATTTGGACTCGCGAGGCCAGCGATGTTAACGTTCTCGACACTGATGCGATCAAGGCTCGTCTGCTCAACATCGGCAAACACTTCAAGACAAGTGTCTTAGGGTACGAACTTGAGCAGAAGCTCACAGAGGGGGGCTTCCAAACAGAGCTCACTTTCGATGCTCACAAAGATTCTGAAAAGAAAGTGAACAAGAACAAATTCACTGTGTAA
- a CDS encoding expressed protein: protein MEAELQTYRDQLAYVNLSLESDPSNDDLLKLKAELNELIDLTQQAMGHTAAAKGVDAGKEKAKAKGKEKEKEVTNWQDQGPYKAGMDCMAKYKDGKWYPARINAVVGSQESPLYAVTFKGYTSSTNLPLSSLKPHDPNAPIPQPQKRRADELTEKEKEKKKKKGEKWMETQKQRAEEVKEKKNAWEKFGKKAQKKGIHISGLEGRSVFRTPDNPYGRVGVVGSGRGVTEYERMGKHKFNEEEDD from the exons ATGGAAGCTGAACTTCAAACATATCGAGATCAGCTTGCTTATGTCAACCTTTCTCTCGAATCCGACCCTTCAAATGATGACCTCCTGAAGCTGAAAGCCGAGCTGAATGAGCTCATCGATCTTACTCAGCAGGCCATGGGACACACAGCCGCCGCTAAAGGAGTGGACgctggaaaagaaaaagcaaAGGCGAAGGgtaaagaaaaggagaaggaagttACCAACTGGCAGGATCAGGGCCCTTACAAAGCGGGGATGGATTGTATGGCCAAATAcaaagatggaaagtg GTATCCCGCCCGAATTAATGCCGTCGTTGGCTCTCAGGAATCTCCACTGTATGCTGTCACATTCAAAGGCTAtacatcttccaccaaCCTCCCCCTTTCATCCTTGAAGCCACATGACCCAAATGCTCCCATTCCACAACCCCAGAAAAGGCGTGCAGATGAGCTAaccgaaaaggaaaaggagaagaagaaaaagaagggggaAAAATGGATGGAGACCCAAAAACAAAGAGCggaggaggtgaaggaaaaaaagaatgcaTGGGAGAAGTTCGGAAAAAAGGctcagaagaagggtatACACATTTCTGG GCTTGAAGGAAGGTCTGTATTCCGTACACCTGACAATCCATACG GCCGAG TCGGGGTAGTAGGATCTGGGCGAGGCGTGACGGAGTATGAGCGTATGGGAAAGCACAAGTTtaacgaggaagaagatgattaA